One part of the Arabidopsis thaliana chromosome 1 sequence genome encodes these proteins:
- the NET2B gene encoding Kinase interacting (KIP1-like) family protein (Kinase interacting (KIP1-like) family protein; CONTAINS InterPro DOMAIN/s: KIP1-like (InterPro:IPR011684); BEST Arabidopsis thaliana protein match is: kinase interacting family protein (TAIR:AT1G58210.1); Has 36531 Blast hits to 24166 proteins in 1497 species: Archae - 615; Bacteria - 4202; Metazoa - 18004; Fungi - 3193; Plants - 2001; Viruses - 107; Other Eukaryotes - 8409 (source: NCBI BLink).) — protein MLQRAASNAYSWWWASHIRTKQSKWLEHNLQDMEEKVKYTLKIIDGDGDSFAKRAEMYYRKRPEIVNFVEEAFRSYRALAERYDHLSTELQSANHMIATAFPEHVPFPLVDDDDDDDDDNPKKPPKHLHLIPSGTNIPQVPEVPKKEFKSQSLMVLSRKEPGVLQSSETSSALVSSGLSREEALEEIDKIHKGILVLQTEKEFVRSSYEQSYDRYWNLENEVEEMQKRVCSLQDEFGVGGEIEDGEARTLVATAALSSCKETIAKLEETQKRFSEDAGIEKERIDTATERCEALKKKFEIKVEEQAKKAFHGQESSYESVKESRQIDLNENLSNVDFAEKIDELVEKVVSLETTALSHTALLKTLRSETNELQDHIRDVEKDKACLVSDSMDMKKRITVLEDELRKVKNLFQRVEDQNKNLHKHLTEANSTAKDLSGKLQEVKMDEDVEGDGLNPEDIQEEDTVEDSDSISNEREIKNAEEIKEAMVIKQSRDQESMQEEKSETRDSCGGLSETESTCFGTEAEDEERRNWRQLLPADGMEDREKVLLDEYSSVLRDYREVKRKLSEVEKKNRDGFFELALQLRELKNAVSCEDVDFHFLHQKPELPGQGFPHPVERNRAESVSISHSSNSSFSMPPLPQRGDLKRASEQEKEDGFKVKFAGISDSLRKKIPTVEEKVRGDIDAVLEENIEFWLRFSTSVHQIQKYHTSVQDLKAELSKIESKQQGNAGSSSNTALASEAKPIYRHLREIRTELQLWLENSAILRDELEGRYATLCNIKDEVSRVTSQSGATEVSNTEIRGYQAAKFHGEILNMKQENKRVFNELQAGLDRARALRAEVERVVCKLEENLGILDGTATRSLSKRMPSSAGKPRIPLRSFLFGVKLKKYKQQPKQTSTIFSCVSPSPALNKQCSYIIPPAKLPEYVKRS, from the exons ATGTTGCAGAGAGCAGCGAGCAATGCGTATTCATGGTGGTGGGCCAGCCACATACGCACAAAACAATCCAAATGGCTCGAACACAATCTCCAAG ATATGGAGGAGAAGGTAAAGTACACACTTAAGATCattgatggagatggagaCAGTTTTGCTAAAAGAGCGGAGATGTATTACCGTAAAAGGCCAGAGATTGTCAATTTCGTGGAAGAAGCATTTCGTTCATACCGTGCTTTAGCAGAACGCTATGATCATTTGTCCACAGAACTTCAAAGTGCCAATCATATGATCGCTACCGCTTTCCCTGAACATGTTCCATTTCctcttgttgatgatgatgacgatgatgatgatgataatccCAAGAAACCACCTAAGCATCTTCATCTCATTCCCAGTGGAACTAACATACCACAAGTCCCTGAGGTTCCCAAGAAAGAGTTCAAGAGCCAATCTCTGATGGTGTTGTCGAGAAAGGAACCTGGTGTTTTGCAAAGTTCGGAAACATCTTCTGCATTGGTGAGTTCCGGATTGAGTAGAGAAGAGGCATTGGAGGAGATCGATAAGATCCATAAGGGGATCTTGGTGCTGCAGACTGAGAAGGAGTTTGTGAGAAGTTCTTATGAGCAGTCCTATGATAGGTATTGGAATTTGGAGaatgaagttgaagaaatgCAGAAGAGAGTTTGCAGTTTACAAGATGAGTTTGGGGTTGGTGGAGAGATCGAAGATGGTGAAGCTAGGACGCTGGTGGCAACCGCTGCTCTAAGCTCTTGTAAAGAGACAATTGCTAAGCTTGAGGAGACGCAGAAGCGATTTTCTGAAGACGCCGGAATTGAGAAGGAAAGGATTGATACTGCAACAGAAAGGTGTGAAGCACTGAAGAAAAAGTTTGAGATTAAGGTAGAAGAACAAGCCAAGAAAGCTTTTCATGGTCAAGAATCGAGTTATGAATCTGTGAAAGAATCGAGACAGATTGATTTGAATGAGAACTTGAGTAATGTTGACTTTGCAGAGAAGATAGATGAGCTTGTAGAGAAAGTGGTTTCTCTGGAAACAACAGCTTTGTCTCATACGGCTTTGTTAAAGACATTAAGATCAGAGACAAATGAGTTACAGGACCATATCCGTGATGTAGAGAAAGACAAGGCATGTCTTGTATCAGACTCCATGGACATGAAGAAAAGGATAACGGTCCTTGAAGATGAGctaagaaaagttaaaaacctGTTCCAAAGAGTGGAAGACCAGAACAAGAATCTTCACAAGCACTTGACTGAAGCTAATAGTACAGCTAAGGACTTATCAGGGAAGTTACAGGAAGTGAAAATGGATGAAGATGTCGAAGGTGATGGACTTAACCCAGAGGACATCCAGGAGGAGGATACTGTTGAGGATTCGGATTCAATATCaaacgagagagagataaagaatGCAGAGGAAATTAAAGAGGCCATGGTAATCAAACAGAGCAGAGATCAAGAGTCGATGCAGGAAGAGAAATCAGAGACAAGAGACTCTTGTGGTGGTTTATCAGAAACAGAAAGCACTTGCTTTGGTACAGAGGCGGAAGATGAGGAGAGGAGAAACTGGAGGCAGTTGTTACCCGCAGATGGCATGGAGGATAGAGAGAAGGTTCTATTGGATGAATACTCATCAGTACTAAGAGACTATAGAGAAGTGAAGAGAAAGTTGAGTGaagttgagaagaagaaccgTGATGGCTTCTTTGAGCTGGCATTGCAGTTGCGAGAGCTCAAGAATGCTGTTTCTTGCGAAGACGtggattttcatttcttaCACCAGAAACCAGAATTGCCCGGCCAGGGTTTTCCTCATCCAGTAGAAAGAAACCGGGCTGAAAGTGTGAGCATCTCTCATAGCTCTAACTCTTCATTCTCCATGCCACCACTTCCTCAAAGAGGAGACTTGAAGAGAGCATCTGAACAAGAAAAGGAAGACGGGTTTAAGGTGAAATTTGCAGGCATTAGTGACAgcctaagaaagaaaattccAACTGTGGAAGAAAAAGTGCGTGGAGATATTGATGCGGTGCTGGAAGAGAATATTGAATTCTGGTTAAGATTTAGCACATCTGTTCATCAGATACAGAAGTACCACACATCAGTTCAAGACCTGAAAGCAGAGCTATCGAAAATTGAAAGCAAGCAACAAGGTAATGCTGGGAGCAGTAGTAACACTGCACTTGCATCAGAGGCAAAGCCTATATATAGACACCTTAGAGAGATTCGGACAGAGCTGCAGTTATGGCTAGAGAACAGTGCAATTCTGAGAGACGAACTTGAGGGTAGGTATGCAACACTTTGCAATATCAAAGATGAAGTTTCAAGGGTCACGTCTCAATCGGGTGCAACTGAAGTAAGCAATACAGAGATAAGAGGTTACCAGGCTGCAAAGTTCCATGGTGAGATACTTAACATGAAACAGGAGAACAAAAGGGTGTTCAACGAACTTCAAGCAGGCCTTGATCGTGCAAGAGCACTGAGAGCTGAAGTGGAAAGAGTTGTATGCAAACTAGAAGAGAATCTTGGGATTTTGGATGGGACGGCTACAAGATCTCTGAGCAAGAGAATGCCATCATCAGCTGGAAAGCCTAGGATTCCACTAAGGTCATTCTTGTTTGGTGTCAAGTTAAAGAAGTATAAACAACAACCGAAGCAAACCTCAACAATCTTCTCTTGTGTCAGTCCATCTCCAGCTCTGAACAAACAGTGTAGTTACATTATCCCACCTGCAAAGCTCCCTGAATATGtcaaaagaagctga